ACACGCACGCGGCCGAGCTCGGCACGCTCGACGACCTCGCGGCGCTGGCCGGCCCGGACGGCACCGTGCCGCCGCACGTCGTCGCCGACGCGCTCGCGGCCGCCGCGCTCGCGCTCGCGCACGGCGTCGAGCCGTCGCACGTGCGCGACGGGCTGCGAGCCTTCGCGCCGGGACGCCACCGCATCGAGACGGTCGCGACCGAGGTCGTCCCGGTCGGCGACCAGCCGGTGAGCGTGAGCTACGTCGACGACTCCAAGGCCACGAACGCCCACGCCGCCGCGGCGTCCCTGGGGGCGTTCCCCGCCGCGAGCGTGGTGTGGGTCGCGGGTGGCCTGGCGAAGGGCGCGCGGTTCGACGACCTCGTGCGCACGCGCCGCGACCGCCTCGCGGGCGTCGTCCTGATCGGCGTCGACCGCGAGCCGCTGCGGGACGCGCTCGCCCGACACGCGCCCGAGGTCCCCGTCGTCGAGATCGTCCCCGGTGAGACTGGGGACGTGATGACCTCCGCCGTGGCCGCCGCGCGCACCCTCGTGCGCCCCGGGCCCGCGACCGGCACCACGGTGCTGCTCGCGCCCGCCTGCGCGTCCATGGACCAGTTCGCCTCGTACGCCGCGCGCGGTGACGCGTTCGCCGCGGCCGCGCGTGCGGCGGTGGGCGAGGGAGGCGAGCGGGCGGGCGGACGCGCGTGAGCGCCGTGCCGCACGGCGTCGCCGCCGACGACGCAGCGACCGACCCGGCGACCGACCCGACGACCGCGCGCCCGCGCAGGTCGCTCCTGGGCCACTGGAACAGCGTCGTCACGAGCTACTACGTGCTGATCGGCGCGAGCGCGCTGCTGCTCGTCATCGGGCTCGTCATGGTGCTGTCGAGCTCGAGCGTCGAGTCTCTCGACAAGAACGGCAACGCGTACGCGGTGTTCCTCGACCAGGCGAAGTTCGCGCTCGTCGGGCTGCCCATCGCGGTCGTGCTGTCCCGCATGCCCGTGCGGTTCTTCAAGGCCATCGCGTGGCCCGCGCTCGGCGCCGCGGTCGCGTTCCAGTCGCTCGTGTTCCTCGGACTGGGCACCGGCGCGGGCGGCAACACGAACTGGGTGCGCCTGCCGGGCGGCATCACCGCGCAGCCGTCGGAGACGATCAAGCTCGCGCTCGCGCTGTGGCTGGGTGCCGTCCTCGCGCGCAAGCAGCCGTACCTCGAGCAGTGGAAGCACGTGTTCGTCCCCGCCGTGCCGGTCGCGGGGCTCGCGATCGGCGCGGTGCTCCTGGGCCACGACCTGGGCACGGCGCTCGTGCTGTTCGTGCTCGTCGCCGGCGCGATGTTCGTCGCCGGCGTGCCCTTGCGCATGTTCGCGGTCGCGGGCGTGCTCGCCGGCGGCGCGGTCGCCGCGCTCGTCGTGCTCAGCCCGAACCGGATGGCGCGCATCGGCAGCTGGCTCGGCGGGGACGAGTGCTCGGCCTCGGCGGACTGCTACCAGACGCTGCACGGCAGCTGGGGGCTCGCGAGCGGCGGGATCGGCGGGCTCGGGCTCGGCCAGAGCCGCGAGAAGTGGTCCTACCTGCCCGCGGCGCACAACGACTTCATCTTCGCGATCCTGGGCGAGGAGCTCGGCCTGGTCGGCACGCTCATCGTGCTCGGGCTGTTCGGCCTGCTCGCGTTCGCGATGATCCGCGTCATCAGCCGGCACCCGGACCCGTTCGTCAAGATCGCGACCGGTGCCGTGCTCGCGTGGATCGTCGGCCAGGCGTTCGTCAACATCGCGGTCGTCATCGGCCTCGCGCCGGTCATCGGCGTGCCGCTGCCGCTCGTCTCCGCGGGCGGCTCGGCACTCATCATGACGCTCGCCGCGCTCGGCGTGGTCATCGCGTTCGCGCGCGACGAGCCCGGGGCGGCGGACGCGCTCGCGGCGCGTGCCGGTGCCGTGCGACGCTCGCTCGCGGTCGTCGGGCTCGGCCGGGGCGCCACGCGTGCCGACCGGTCGCGGACGGCCGCAGCTTCCACGACGTCGAGAGGTGGTGGACGTGCCTGACGCACGCCCCGTGTCCGTACTCCTGGCGGGCGGCGGCACCGCCGGTCACGTCAACCCGCTCGTGGCGGTCGCCGACGAGCTGCGCCGCCGGCACCCCGACGCGACCCTCACCGCGCTCGGCACGGCGGAGGGCCTCGAGGCGCGCCTCGTGCCCGCCGCGGGGCTGCCGCTCGCAGAGGTCCCGCGCGTGCCGCTGCCGCGCCGCCCGTCCCTCGACCTGCTGCGGCTGCCCGGCCGCCTGCGCGCGGCGATCGCCGCGGCCGGCCGCGCGATCGACGACAGCGGCGCGCAGGTCGTCGTCGGCTTCGGCGGCTACGTCGCGACGCCCGCGTACCTCGCCGCGCGCCGGCGCGGCGTCCCGGTGGTGGTGCACGAGCAGAACGCGCGGCCGGGACTCGCGAACCGGCTGGGTGCGCGGTGGGCCCGCGCCGTCGCCGTGACGTTCCCGGGCACGTCCCTGCCCGGTGCGGTCGTCACCGGGCTCCCGCTGCGCGCTCCCGTCGCGGCGCTCGTCGCCGACCGGGCGGCCGACGCGGCCGGCGCGCGCCGGCGCGCGGCGCGGACGCTCGGGCTCGACCCCGACCTGCCGACGCTGCTCGTCACCGGCGGCTCGCTGGGCGCGGCGAGCGTCAACGCCGCCGTCGCGGCCGCGGCGGGCGACCTGCTCGCGGCGGGCGTCCAGGTGCTGCACCTCACGGGACGGGACAAGTCCGCGCCCGTCGTCGCGGCGCGCGACGCCCTCGTGGCGGGCGGCAGCGCGACGTCCGAGGACGTGGCGCGCTACCACGTGCTCGAGTACCTCGACGAGATGCACCTCGCGCTCGCGTGCGCGGACCTCGTGCTCGCACGCTCGGGTGCGGGCACCGTCTGCGAGGTCGCGGCGCTCGGGCTGCCCGCGGTGTACGTGCCGCTGCCGATCGGCAACGGCGAGCAGCGCCGCAACGCGGCGCCCGTGGTCGCCGCGGGCGGCGCGCTGCTCGTCGCCGACGACGACCTGGACGGCGCGTGGGTCACCGCGCACCTTCCCGCGCTGCTCGTCGGCCCGCAGGCCGAGGAGGCGCGGGCCCGCATGGCGGCCGCGGCCGCGTCGGTGGGCGTGCCCGACGCCGCGGGCCGCGTGGTCGACCTCGTCGAGGCACAGCTCACCGCCGGGAGCGCCGCGTGACCGGGGTCGACGGCACGACGCCCGTGCCCGTCGCGGAGCTCGGACGTGTCCACCTCGTGGGCGTCGGCGGCGCCGGCATGTCGGCGGTCGCGCTGCTGCTCGCCGCACGCGGGCTGTCGGTCAGCGGGTCCGACGCGGCCGACGGCCCGGCGCTGCCGGGGCTGCGCGCCGCGGGCGTGGACGTGCACGTGGGGCACGACGCCGCGCTCGTCGCGGGCGTCGACACGCTCGTCGTCTCGTCAGCGGTCCGCGAGACGAACCCCGAGCTCGCCGCGGCGCGCGCCGCGGGGCTGCGCGTGCTGCACCGCTCGCAGGCGCTCGCGTCCCTCATGGCGGACCGGGACGGTGTCGCGGTCGCGGGCGCGCACGGCAAGACCACGACGTCCGCGATGATCGCGACCGGCCTGCTCGCGGTGGGCGCCGACCCGTCGTTCGCGATCGGCGGCACGGTGCTGACCGACGACGGGCCCGTGGGAGGCGGCCGAGACGGGGCGGGTCCGGCGTTCGTCGCGGAGGCCGACGAGTCCGACGGCTCGTTCCTCGCGTACGCGCCGCTCGTGTCGGTGGTGACCAACGTCGAGCCCGACCATCTCGACCACTACGGCACCCGGGAGGCGTTCGAGGACGCGTTCGTCGCGTTCACGGCGCGCCTGCGCCCGGGCGGGCTGCTGGTCGCGTGCGGCGACGACGACGGGGCGCGCCGCCTCGTCGCGCGCGTGGCCGACGACCTCGCGGCCCGTGGCGTCGACGTCGTCACGTACGGCCGTTCGGACGACGCGGACGTGCGTGTGGGCGAGGTCGTCGCGGGGGAGACCGAGCGCTGGACGTTCGACCTCACGCCCCGCGACGCCGCACCGACGAGCGTCACGCTCGCGGCGCCCGGCGCGCACAACGCGCTCAACGCCGCCGCGGCGTGGGCGGTGCTCGTGCGCCTCGGCGTGGCCGGCGAGGATGCCGCGCGTGCGCTCGGCGCGTTCCGGGGGACCGGGCGCCGGTTCGAGGACCGCGGCACCGCCGACGGCGTGCGGGTGGTCGACGATTACGCGCACCACCCGACCGAGGTCGCCGCGCTGCTGCGGGCGGCGCGCACGGTCGCGGGTCCCGGGCGCGTGCTCGTGCTGTTCCAACCGCACCTGTTCTCGCGCACCCGGACGTTCGCGACCGAGTTCGGCGCGGCGCTCGACCTCGCGGACGTCGTCGTCGTGACCGACGTCTACGCGGCCCGCGAGGACCCGGACCCGAGCGTCACGGGCGCGCTCGTCGTCGACCGCGTGCCGGCGCCCGGCAAGGCGACGTTCGTGGCGGACCGGCACGAAGCCGCGCGCGCGATCGCGGACGCGGCGCGTCCCGGCGACCTGCTGCTGACGGTCGGCGCGGGCGACGTCACCGCGCTCGGACCCGAGATCCTCGACCACCTCGCCGCGCGGGGGCGGGACGCGTCATGAGCCCGTCCCGGCCGCCGCGGCCGCCCGTCCCGCGGCCGTCGCCGCGCCCGCGTCCGACCCCGCGGGTCGTGACGTCGCGCTCGACCGAGCCGTCTGCGCCCGAGGCTGGGACCCCGAAGGCCGGGACGCCGAAGGCTGGGACCCCGAAGGCGGGGACCCCGAAGGCTGAGACACCCGAGGCGGCGAGGCCGAGGTCGGCCACCGCCAGGGCGGCGACGCCGAAGGCTGCGCCGCCCGCCCCGGCGACACCGCCGGCCGGTGGCCGGACCGTCGTCCGCGGTGGGTCCACGGACGCGGCGCCCGCGAGCGTCCCGGTCCGCGGCGGCGGCCCGCCGAGCGTCGCGATCCGCGTCCCCCCGGTCGTGTCCACCACGTCGGCCGCGCGGTTCGAGGAGCGCGCACGCATGCGTCGCACGCTCGCGCGGCGCCAGGCGATCGGGCTCGTGAGCGCGGCGGCGGTGCTGGGTGCGCTCGCGTGGCTCCTGTTCTTCTCGCCCGTGCTCGCCCTCGACGCACGTGAGCTGACGATCGAGATCGAGGGTGCGAACTCGGTGGTGGCGGCGGACGAGGTGCGCGCGCTCGTCGAGGCACGCGACGAGACGCCGTTGCCGCGGCTGGACACGGGCGCGATCCGGCAGGACGTGCTCGACGTGCCGGGGGTCCGGGACGTCACGGTGTCGCGCGACTGGCCGCACGGGCTGACCGTCACGATCGTCGCCCGCGAGCCCGTGGCGGCGGTGCCCGCGGACGGCCGCAAGGGCTTCACGCTGCTCGACGAGGCGGGCGTGCAGGTCGGGCACGTCACGAAGGCGCCGCAGGACCTGCCGGTGGTCGACGTGCCTGCGGGTGACGCGCGCACGCTCGGGGCGGTGCTGGACGTCGTCGAGCAGCTGCCGCCGGAGCTCGCGGCGCGCGTGGGCTCGGTGTCGGCGCGCACGCAGGACACGGTGTCGATGAAGCTGCGCGGCGGTCTGCGGGTCGACTGGGGGAGCTCGGCGCAGACGCCGCTGAAGGCCGCGGTGCTGGCGACGCTGCTGGGCTCGGACGCGGTCGAGGGCGCGAAGGTCGTCGACGTGTCGGCGCCGCGCATGCCGATCGTCGAGTGACCCCGGGCCGGGGCCGGGGCGTCGAGAGCGGCCCGCGCACGCGCGGGCACCCGGTGCCGCACGGATGTGCGCAGGCTCGTCACGCGACACGCGCGCGCGGTCGTTGATCGAGGGGTGACCGCGACCTAGCGTCACGCCCTGACAGGACACCTGACATAACTATAACCCTCAAGTTGAGGGTGAAGGTTTGAGCGGTCGTCGCCGCGGCGTGTCGCGGGGGCGGACGTCGTGGGAGCGGCTCACCGCCCCGAACGACATCACCGGGCCCGCGCCCGACAGGCTCGCACGATCGGCACGAAACGAGAGGCACCCACCGTGGCAGCTCCGCAGAACTACCTGGCGGTCATCAAGGTCGTCGGGATCGGCGGCGGCGGCGTGAACGCCGTGAACCGCATGATCGAGGTCGGCCTCAAGGGTGTCGAGTTCATCGCCGTCAACACCGACGCCCAGGCCCTGCTGATGTCGGACGCCGACGTCAAGCTCGACGTCGGCCGCGAGCTCACGCGCGGCCTCGGCGCCGGCGCGGACCCCGAGGTCGGCAAGAAGGCCGCCGAGGACCACGCGGAGGAGATCGAGGACGTCCTGCGCGGCGCCGACATGGTCTTCGTCACCGCGGGCGAGGGCGGCGGCACCGGCACGGGCGGCGCGCCCGTCGTGGCCCGCATCGCGCGCTCGCTCGGCGCGCTGACGATCGGTGTCGTCACCCGCCCGTTCACGTTCGAGGGCCGGCGCCGCTCGGTGCAGGCCGACGCGGGCATCGACGCGCTGCGCGCCGAGGTCGACACGCTCATCGTCATCCCCAACGACCGCCTGCTGCAGATCTCCGACCGCTCGGTGTCCGTCCTCGACGCGTTCCACTCGGCCGACCAGGTGCTGCTGTCCGGTGTCCAGGGCATCACGGACCTCATCACCACGCCGGGCCTCATCAACCTCGACTTCGCGGACGTGAAGTCCGTCATGCAGGGCGCGGGCTCGGCGCTCATGGGCATCGGGTACGCACGCGGCGACGACCGCGCGGTGCAGGCCGCCGAGATGGCGATCAGCTCGCCGCTGCTCGAGGCCAGCATCGACGGCGCGCACGGCGTGCTGCTGTCGATCCAGGGCGGCTCGGACCTCGGTCTGTTCGAGATCAACGAGGCCGCGCGACTGGTCCAGGAGGCCGCGCACCCCGAGGCGAACATCATCTTCGGCGCGGTCATCGACGACGCCCTGGGCGACGAGGTGCGCGTGACCGTCATCGCGGCGGGCTTCGACGGGGGCTCGCCCGTGGTGCGGCGCGACGCGCGCGCGCTCGGCCAGGTCTCCGGTGCGGCGCCGCGCCAGGTCCCGAACGTGCCCGCGCCGCGCCCCGAGGTCGTCGACCCCGCGCCGGCGTTCGCGCCCGCGCCGGTGTCCGCGGCCACGGCACCCGTGCCCGAGGTCCCGGCGTTCCTCTCGACCGACGCCGAGCCGCGCCCCGTGACGGGCGCGCTCGAGGTGCCGCGGATCTTCACGGAGGACGAGCCGCGCCGTGAGCGTGAGCGCGAGGAGCTCGACGTGCCGGACTTCCTCAAGTGACGTCCCGCTCGTGACCGACCGCGACGGGGCCGGGATCCACCTCGACGAGGTCGATCTCGGCCCCGGCGTCGTCGCCGGGTTCACCGACCGCCGCGGCGGCGCGAGCCGGGCGCCGTTCGACGGGCTCGACCTCGGCGCGCACGTGGGGGACGACCCGGACGCCGTCGCCGAGAACCGTCGCCGGCTCGCGGCGCGCGTGGGCTGCCGCGTGGCCTTCGTCGACCAGGTGCACGGCGCCGACGTCCTCGCGGTGGGTCCCGGCGACCTGCCCGACGACGTGCTGGCCCCGGCCGGGACGGCGGACGCGCTCGTGACGACGAGCCGTGACGTCGCACTCGCGGTGCTCGTGGCCGACTGCGTGCCGGTTCTCCTCGCGGACGCCGACGCGGGCGTGGTCGCCGCCGCGCACGCGGGCCGCCGCGGGCTCGTCGAGGGGGTGGTCGGAGCGGCGCTCGACGCGCTCGTGGCGCGCGGCGGCGACGTCCGGCGCGTGCGAGCGGCGGTCGGCCCGGCCGTCGCGGGCGTGTCCTACGAGGTCCCGGCCGCGCTGCACGACGAGGTCGTGGCGCTCGTCCCCGCGGCAGCGGCCCGCACCGCGTGGGGGACGCCGGCGCTCGACCTGCCCGCGGGCGTCGAGGCCCAGCTGCGCGCCGCCGGGGTCCGGGAGGTCGTGCGGTCGGTGCGCGACACGTGGCTCGACGGCTCGCTGTTCTCCTACCGCAGGAACGCGGCGGACGGCGGCCGCACGGGTCGGTTCGCCGGGGTCGTGCGACTTGTCTGACATGTCCGTCATGGGACGACTGTGCGGATCCGCTCTTGACAGACGCGCACGAGACCCTCACACGACACGGCGTGTCGCGGGCCGAGCGATCCGCCGCCCGTTGCTAGCGTGACCAGCGGAGAAGGACGGCCCACGGTCGTCGTGGTGACGGGCCGCGGCAGACGTGGGGCGACGAGCAGGTCCGGACGACGTCCGGGGGAGGAGCGGGGCCATGGCCGGAGCGCTGCGCAAGACGATGCTGTACCTCGGCCTGGCCGACGACGGCGCCGCGAACGGCGAGTACCCCGACGAGTTCGAGGGGGCGGACGTGCCGATGGAGCACGAGGAGCACGAGGCGCAGGTCACGCCGTTCCGGCCGACCCGCGTCGCAGCGGTCGAGCAGCCGCAGCCGGTGTCCGAGCTGCGCCGGATCACGACGATCCACCCGCGCTCGTACAACGACGCGCGCAAGATCGGCGAGGCGTTCCGTGAGGGGACGCCCGTGATCATGAACCTGACCGACATGGACGACGCGGACGCCAAGCGTCTCGTCGACTTCTCCGCAGGGCTGATCTTCGGGCTGCACGGCGCGATCGAGCGGGTCACCAACAAGGTGTTCCTGCTGTCGCCCGCGCACGTCGAGGTCGCGGGCGACTCGGCGGCCGGTGCCGCGAGCCGCGCGGGGTTCTACAACCAGAGCTGACGCGTGGCCGTCGTCTTCCAGCTGCTGACGTTCGTCGTCTTCGTCTTCTTCCTGTTCCTGCTCGTGCGCCTCGTGCTGGACTGGGTGATGTTCTTCGCGCGCCAGTGGCGACCCCGCGGGGTGGCCCTGGTGGTCGCGGAGGCGACGTACACGGTGACCGACCCGCCGCTGCGGGCGCTGCGCCGCGTGCTGCCGCCGCTCACGCTGGGTCCGGTCCGCCTGGACCTGGCGTTCCTGGTGCTGTTCCTGCTGTGCAGCATCCTGTTGTCCGTGCTCCCGGGGCTCGCGGCGCGGTTCTGAACTCCGTCCTGACTCGCGTGCACGCGCGTCCCTGACGCGATCCGTCCGCTACGGTGGCCGAGGTGGACGAGTCACTGCCGGCCACCAGCTCCACCTACCCCGCACGACCGATCGAGGTGACGACGATGGCACTGCTGACCGCAGACGACGTCCTGAACAAGAAGTTCCAGGCGACCAAGTTCCGTGAGGGCTACGACCAGGACGAGGTCGACGACTTCCTGGACGAGGTGGTCAACACCCTGCGCGACCTCCAGGGCGAGAACGAGGACCTCAAGACCAAGCTCGCGGCCGCCGAGCGGCGCATCGCCGAGCTGAGCCGCGCGGGCGCGCAGCAGGCCGTCGCCGCGCCCGTGGCGCCCCCGAAGCCCGAGCCCGTGCCCGAGCCCGTCGTGCAGGCGCCCGCGCCCGTCGTGGCGGCTGCTCCTTCGCCCGTGCACTCGAGCGAGCCCGAGTCGGCCACCGGCATGCTGCAGCTCGCCCAGAAGCTCCACGACGACTACGTGCGCAGCGGCCAGGAGGAGTCCGAGCGGCTCATCGGCGAGGCCAAGACGCAGGCGAACCGCATCGTGCGGGAGGCCGAGGAGACGTCGCAGCGCACGCTCGGCCAGCTGGAGCAGGAGCGGTCCCTGCTCGAGCGCAAGATCGACGAGCTGCGCGTGTTCGAGCGCGATTACCGCACGCGCCTGAAGAGCTACCTCGAGAACCTGCTCGGCGACCTCGACAACCGTGGCAACGCGCTGCCGCCGCGCTCATCGGCCGCCCAGCCCGTGGGCGAGGGGCACAACCTCTAGACCTCCTGCCGCGCGGGCGGCCGACAGCCGGGGTACTGTCGGTCGTCTGCGCTGGTCAGCGCCATGGCACGCCGGGTTTTCACCCGGCGTGTCGTGTTGTGCGGACCCGTATGCACGTCTACAGTCACGTGACCTCACAGACAGGGGGCTGGCAGTGGTGAACGACTCGCTCAGCAGCACGGTCGTCGTTCCTGACGACACCAAGGAGCTCTCGCGGCTCGCCAAGCTCTTCCCGGTCCGTGACGGCGAGAAGCCGTGGACCGCGCGCGAGGTCAAGGACGTCGCCGACGACCTGGTCTCCGACGTCGACCGGCTCACAGGCGAGCTGGCCGCGGCGGACGCCGAGTTGTCCGACCTCCTGCGCAACTCGGGCGACGGCGCCGGCGACGACCAGGCCGACTCCGGCTCGTCGGCGCTCGAGCGCGAGCAGGAGCTCACGCTCGTCAACAACACGCGCGACATGCTGGGCCAGACGCAGCACGCTCTCGCACGGATCAGCGCGGGCACGTTCGCGACGTGCGAGTCGTGCGGCAAGGCGATCGGCAAGGCACGCCTGCAGGCCTTCCCGCGCGCCACGCTGTGCGTCGAGTGCAAGCAGCGTGAGGAGCGGCGCTGACGCGTCGTCCGTCGGGCGCGCGTCCGCAAGGACCGGGCGCCCGTAGACTCCTGCGGTGCCTTCCACCCTCCCCGACGGGGACCTCCCGGACGAGCCCACCGTCGACGCAGGCGTGAGGGTCGCGCCCGTGACCGACGCGCCGACGCGACGCCGCCGGCTGCTCGCGCTGCTGCTCGGCCTCGCCGCGGGCGTCCTCGTCGTCGACCAGCTCACCAAGGCGTGGGCGCTGAACGCGCTCGACGGTGAACGCCGCGACGTGCTCGGCTCGCTGCTCGGCCTGCAGCTCGTGTTCAACGAGGGCGCCGCGCTGTCGATCGCCGAGGGCATGACGTGGGTGCTGACGCTCGTCGCCGTCGTGGTCGTCGTCGTCATCGTGCGCGTCGCGCAGCGGATCGGCTCGACCGCGTGGGCGGTCGCGCTCGGTCTGCTGCTCGGCGGTGCGGTCGGCAACCTCGTGGACCGGCTCGTGCGTGAGCCCGGCTTCGCGCGCGGGCGCGTCATCGACTTCATCGCGTACCTCGACTGGTTCGTGGGCAACGTCGCCGACATCGCGATCGTCGTCGCCGCCGGGCTCGTCGTGCTGCTCGTGGCGCGCGGCATCCGCGTCGACGGCACGCGGGAGTCCGATCACCACGAGTCCGACCGTCACGGGCCCGAGAGCCCGGCCGAGAGCCCGGCCGAGAGCCCGTCCGACGACCACGGGTCGGACGCGGCGGACGAGGCGGAGCGTGCCCGTGGCTGACGTGCGGAGCCTGCCGGTGCCCGACGGGCTCGCGGGTGAGCGGGTCGACGCCGGCCTGTCGCGCCTGCTCGGCCTGTCGCGCACGCGCGCGGCGGAGATCGCGGAGGCGGGCGGCGTGCGGGTCGACGGACGTGAGGTCGGCAAGTCCGACCGG
The sequence above is a segment of the Cellulomonas palmilytica genome. Coding sequences within it:
- the ftsW gene encoding putative lipid II flippase FtsW — translated: MSAVPHGVAADDAATDPATDPTTARPRRSLLGHWNSVVTSYYVLIGASALLLVIGLVMVLSSSSVESLDKNGNAYAVFLDQAKFALVGLPIAVVLSRMPVRFFKAIAWPALGAAVAFQSLVFLGLGTGAGGNTNWVRLPGGITAQPSETIKLALALWLGAVLARKQPYLEQWKHVFVPAVPVAGLAIGAVLLGHDLGTALVLFVLVAGAMFVAGVPLRMFAVAGVLAGGAVAALVVLSPNRMARIGSWLGGDECSASADCYQTLHGSWGLASGGIGGLGLGQSREKWSYLPAAHNDFIFAILGEELGLVGTLIVLGLFGLLAFAMIRVISRHPDPFVKIATGAVLAWIVGQAFVNIAVVIGLAPVIGVPLPLVSAGGSALIMTLAALGVVIAFARDEPGAADALAARAGAVRRSLAVVGLGRGATRADRSRTAAASTTSRGGGRA
- a CDS encoding UDP-N-acetylglucosamine--N-acetylmuramyl-(pentapeptide) pyrophosphoryl-undecaprenol N-acetylglucosamine transferase, whose product is MPDARPVSVLLAGGGTAGHVNPLVAVADELRRRHPDATLTALGTAEGLEARLVPAAGLPLAEVPRVPLPRRPSLDLLRLPGRLRAAIAAAGRAIDDSGAQVVVGFGGYVATPAYLAARRRGVPVVVHEQNARPGLANRLGARWARAVAVTFPGTSLPGAVVTGLPLRAPVAALVADRAADAAGARRRAARTLGLDPDLPTLLVTGGSLGAASVNAAVAAAAGDLLAAGVQVLHLTGRDKSAPVVAARDALVAGGSATSEDVARYHVLEYLDEMHLALACADLVLARSGAGTVCEVAALGLPAVYVPLPIGNGEQRRNAAPVVAAGGALLVADDDLDGAWVTAHLPALLVGPQAEEARARMAAAAASVGVPDAAGRVVDLVEAQLTAGSAA
- the murC gene encoding UDP-N-acetylmuramate--L-alanine ligase translates to MSAVALLLAARGLSVSGSDAADGPALPGLRAAGVDVHVGHDAALVAGVDTLVVSSAVRETNPELAAARAAGLRVLHRSQALASLMADRDGVAVAGAHGKTTTSAMIATGLLAVGADPSFAIGGTVLTDDGPVGGGRDGAGPAFVAEADESDGSFLAYAPLVSVVTNVEPDHLDHYGTREAFEDAFVAFTARLRPGGLLVACGDDDGARRLVARVADDLAARGVDVVTYGRSDDADVRVGEVVAGETERWTFDLTPRDAAPTSVTLAAPGAHNALNAAAAWAVLVRLGVAGEDAARALGAFRGTGRRFEDRGTADGVRVVDDYAHHPTEVAALLRAARTVAGPGRVLVLFQPHLFSRTRTFATEFGAALDLADVVVVTDVYAAREDPDPSVTGALVVDRVPAPGKATFVADRHEAARAIADAARPGDLLLTVGAGDVTALGPEILDHLAARGRDAS
- a CDS encoding cell division protein FtsQ/DivIB, which encodes MRRTLARRQAIGLVSAAAVLGALAWLLFFSPVLALDARELTIEIEGANSVVAADEVRALVEARDETPLPRLDTGAIRQDVLDVPGVRDVTVSRDWPHGLTVTIVAREPVAAVPADGRKGFTLLDEAGVQVGHVTKAPQDLPVVDVPAGDARTLGAVLDVVEQLPPELAARVGSVSARTQDTVSMKLRGGLRVDWGSSAQTPLKAAVLATLLGSDAVEGAKVVDVSAPRMPIVE
- the ftsZ gene encoding cell division protein FtsZ codes for the protein MAAPQNYLAVIKVVGIGGGGVNAVNRMIEVGLKGVEFIAVNTDAQALLMSDADVKLDVGRELTRGLGAGADPEVGKKAAEDHAEEIEDVLRGADMVFVTAGEGGGTGTGGAPVVARIARSLGALTIGVVTRPFTFEGRRRSVQADAGIDALRAEVDTLIVIPNDRLLQISDRSVSVLDAFHSADQVLLSGVQGITDLITTPGLINLDFADVKSVMQGAGSALMGIGYARGDDRAVQAAEMAISSPLLEASIDGAHGVLLSIQGGSDLGLFEINEAARLVQEAAHPEANIIFGAVIDDALGDEVRVTVIAAGFDGGSPVVRRDARALGQVSGAAPRQVPNVPAPRPEVVDPAPAFAPAPVSAATAPVPEVPAFLSTDAEPRPVTGALEVPRIFTEDEPRREREREELDVPDFLK
- the pgeF gene encoding peptidoglycan editing factor PgeF — translated: MTDRDGAGIHLDEVDLGPGVVAGFTDRRGGASRAPFDGLDLGAHVGDDPDAVAENRRRLAARVGCRVAFVDQVHGADVLAVGPGDLPDDVLAPAGTADALVTTSRDVALAVLVADCVPVLLADADAGVVAAAHAGRRGLVEGVVGAALDALVARGGDVRRVRAAVGPAVAGVSYEVPAALHDEVVALVPAAAARTAWGTPALDLPAGVEAQLRAAGVREVVRSVRDTWLDGSLFSYRRNAADGGRTGRFAGVVRLV
- a CDS encoding cell division protein SepF, whose amino-acid sequence is MAGALRKTMLYLGLADDGAANGEYPDEFEGADVPMEHEEHEAQVTPFRPTRVAAVEQPQPVSELRRITTIHPRSYNDARKIGEAFREGTPVIMNLTDMDDADAKRLVDFSAGLIFGLHGAIERVTNKVFLLSPAHVEVAGDSAAGAASRAGFYNQS
- a CDS encoding YggT family protein; amino-acid sequence: MAVVFQLLTFVVFVFFLFLLVRLVLDWVMFFARQWRPRGVALVVAEATYTVTDPPLRALRRVLPPLTLGPVRLDLAFLVLFLLCSILLSVLPGLAARF
- a CDS encoding DivIVA domain-containing protein, translated to MALLTADDVLNKKFQATKFREGYDQDEVDDFLDEVVNTLRDLQGENEDLKTKLAAAERRIAELSRAGAQQAVAAPVAPPKPEPVPEPVVQAPAPVVAAAPSPVHSSEPESATGMLQLAQKLHDDYVRSGQEESERLIGEAKTQANRIVREAEETSQRTLGQLEQERSLLERKIDELRVFERDYRTRLKSYLENLLGDLDNRGNALPPRSSAAQPVGEGHNL
- a CDS encoding TraR/DksA family transcriptional regulator produces the protein MVNDSLSSTVVVPDDTKELSRLAKLFPVRDGEKPWTAREVKDVADDLVSDVDRLTGELAAADAELSDLLRNSGDGAGDDQADSGSSALEREQELTLVNNTRDMLGQTQHALARISAGTFATCESCGKAIGKARLQAFPRATLCVECKQREERR
- a CDS encoding signal peptidase II; translated protein: MPSTLPDGDLPDEPTVDAGVRVAPVTDAPTRRRRLLALLLGLAAGVLVVDQLTKAWALNALDGERRDVLGSLLGLQLVFNEGAALSIAEGMTWVLTLVAVVVVVVIVRVAQRIGSTAWAVALGLLLGGAVGNLVDRLVREPGFARGRVIDFIAYLDWFVGNVADIAIVVAAGLVVLLVARGIRVDGTRESDHHESDRHGPESPAESPAESPSDDHGSDAADEAERARG